The sequence atttacatcagatactagagagagaaaatatcattgttgatgatatatttgcctttaATATAGCTCTTGAAGTTTTAAATATCAGGATCCTGAACATACATCTGTTGCTAaatgcaaacagagacttgattggccaaagtgaaaagaagctatagaaagggaattaaattcctgtgataaccggaaagtatttgggcctatagccttaactccggaatctaaaatccctgttggatatagatggatttttgttagaaagagaaacgagaaaaatgaagttacgagatatagagcaagactcgtagcacaaggtttctcacaaaaaccaggaattgattatgaggaaacatactatccagtaatggacgctattacttttagatttttgattagtctggctgtgtcacaaaggcttgatatgcgccttatggatgtagtgactgcttatctatatgggtcattagatactgacatatatatgaaaattcctgaaggatttaaaatgcctgaaggattTCAGTCAcaacccaaaagcatgtatttaattaaactgcaaaaatcgttgtatgggttgaaacagtctggtcgtatgtggtacaatagactgagcgagtatcttttgaaagaaggatacaagaatGATGATATCTGCCCTtatgttttcattaagaaaaccgaaagtggatttgcaatcatagcagtttatgttgatgatttaaatttaattgggactcctgaagagctcaataaaactgctgaatatttgcagaaagaatttgagattaAAAATTTGGGAAAGACgaagttttgtcttggtttgcaaatggaacgtatccgtggaggaacgtttatccatcaatccacatatacagaaaaagtgttaaaacgcttctatatggataatgcacatcaattagcatcaccaatggtcgttagatctcttgatactaagaaagatccatttcgaccaattgaagagggtgaaacgatatttgtattctctactatattctctcgcttctctctagtttataacagtTACTCctattttcaattattattgtAGATTGACTTATATTTCATTTCTCACCAAAAGCAGTCTTTTTTCGTGTATTTCAACAATATAAATTGGGAgagttgaattcattgagctaGCTAGTGTGTGATTAGATTGGGTGACACGGTTTTGCACTGACGGAATAGTGATTGGATGACGCGGAATCGCACTGATGAAAAGATAGTTAATGGGTTGGCGCAGTTTTGCTTTGAAATtagaacaagaaaaagaaaaattgaacaTATCACAACTCACAACCAGTAAACAataattttgagaattttttttgtgtaaaatcGAGATGGCTTATGAAGCTCTTGATAACCTGCAGACACTTGCTTTCCTTTACAGTTGTGATTTCTGAAAACTATTAAGGAAGTGCTACGTATAAAATTGCGGATTTTTACGACCGAatttcattaatatttttaaaaatatttatagaaAAAGTAGTAACCAATTATATTGTTCCAGTtatattaaaacaaaaattagaaataagAAAAACCATCATTAGCAgttaatttttgtaaaaaataataatagaagtAAATACTACTCTCTCCATCCCAGTTCAAATGACCgaatttttattttggattgtcccacttcaaataatccaacccaaatttagaaatatttaacactactttttggATGGTCCCACCACCATTTTACACCTTTATCAcattaatctctgtgcccaaattttttgggtcatttgaagcgggacggatGGAATATTAATGATCAAATAATCGGCCGTTATTGTATTCGTAAgattaaatattaaatcaatTATGTTTGCCACCTACATTATTCGGTCGTGaattaatcaataaaataaataaaaataatatttaaagatCGATATTTCAATTGTTAAATATAGAAACACCGTTTGAAGCGTggcataaaaaaagaaaaagaaaaaacttgtTGTTAGTGAACTCAAAGTTTTTAGTTCCTTCTCAAAACAAGGAGAAGTTTGATGAAAAAGGTGAAAAACTCATCTTCATTGGCTATAGTGATGAATCGaaaggccaccgcctacttaaCCCTCAAACTAACAAATTGGTGATTTCTAGAGAAGTGATTTTTGATGAGAGTGTAGCATGGAAGTGGGAAAATGAACCTGCAACAATTGTTCCTATCGAGTAGTAATGCTCAAGAGAACGATTCCGATTCAAATTCGAACTCGGAAGATCATCCAAGAAAGTATCGTTCTCTTGATGATATCTATGTCTCGTGAAATTTCGCCTTTGCTACCTTCTCCGCTCCGTTTCTTGCATACTCTACTTCTTTTGCAGGCGAACCTCAAAGTTTCAAGGAAGCTGTAAAAAAAATGCTAAATTGAGAAAACCGATGGATGAAGAAATGAGAAGCATTGAGAAAAGCTCAACATGAAAAAAATTGATGGAATCCATCAACTGAAATGGATCTATAAGATCAAGTACAATGAAGATGAAATCAAGTTTTTATTGGGCTTTAGCCTACTAAAGTATTCCGCTTGTGATTTCGAAAAGAAGGTGTTACGTATAAAATGGCGAATTTACGACCGAATTTCGttaatgtttttaaaaatatataatatattaaaaagataacTTTCAATTTGAagtcaatttcaaattaattttgaaattgagtggcaattttgtagttataataaaattaaaggtttatttgtaaactatatattttgtttttatttctttttttatcttcttattttttttgtttcaattctttctaaaattataaaattcaactcattataaaatatttaatatacatatcaaattaaagatcacgataagagctctaatttgatatattttatgtaaatattttatatattttacttacagtgtaaaagttatatttatttaaagattaaattttataaaaattatttctcctcttttttttgaataaatctatttttcaattattttttattttcattttaattttttttgtcttttcatgATATCAATTTGTGAATTcttgtttaatattttttttatttttttaatattcatttcaaatatattcagttaaaattaattttttattatattattaatattataattgagttagtatcaattttatataaatatataaatataaaaatgtttccCGTGCATTGTAGGGAGGGCAAATACTAgtatttcttaaatttatagatttcgTAGAATTAATTTATAGATTTCGGTAGAATTGGTTTATAGATTCAATGAAATAATTCTAACTATTTTCGCAATAAGGAGTTTAATTGGAGCATCCCATTTCTGAGGCAGTCCATTGGAGCATCCCATTGAAACAAGAAGAATCTGTAAGTCACAATGCTTATATATCTCTCCTCAATTATTATCACAAACATTCGCTTTCACATTATTGCCAACTGCTAAGATAAGATATGTCGGTTGGCCCTACAGTTTACTATTCGTTGACGTCGCCTACTTATTCTTTTTGGAAGTGGTCTTCCGTGAAACTGGTTTCACCGTGAAATCAATTTCCGAAttacactacttcaacatacaaattatCTTCAAATGTAATTTGTATGTtcaagtagtgtcatttgtatgttaaagtagtttcattcaaaaaatcgGTTTCTCCGTGAAACCGGTTTCACGGGAgtttttgtgttctttttaatacCCACAGTTCACGGGAgtttttgtgttctttttaatacCCACAGTTTAGTcgcaaaggtaacaaaaatgaACCAACGGAGGTCGAAACGTGTACATTAGGACAAATCTGAAAACACAGAATTATTCAGTGGTTAAGGAACAAGCATGCACAGTTCTCTAGGAAAGCCGAGTGGTTTTGAAAGTGTTAGTATAAATAAGAAGCTAAAAATTAAGATTCTATCAAATTCTTGTCCAAAATTCTCATAATTATACTCTGTTTCCCTTCAACTGATATCGATCATGGCGGCCTACGCAGCCTTGGTTTCTCTAATGCATATCATAGACGACCTCGAGAGCCATCATTCCCCTCCGATTTCTCTCGACAAACAACAAGTTCAATCCCTCACTGAAAATGTCACGTTCTTGCAGGAGTTTCTCGAAGCTTATAACTCCCCTGTTTCCGACGAAGCAGATCCATTGGAGATGCGTATTGCAGATGCAGCTTACGCAGCTGAAGACGCCATCGAATCTCATATCGTGGCCAAGATTCAGCAGAGCAGATCCAGAGAAACCATTTGCAGCCGCTTCCACAGCTGCTTTCGAGCTGAGGAAGAGATGAACTTGTTTGAAGATGTGCAAAATGTGATACAAGAAATGGATCAGATCAAGAGTTTGGCGATGCAGAGGAATGCAGAGAAGGTGGTGATCCATGATAAGCAGCGTAGCTTCGTCTCTGCTTCTTCTTCCACTGGGAAGAACAACAGTGGCATGGTGGTGTGGTCCGAGGGTGTCGTGAATGGAATCCTAGAAAGGCTCGTTTCAGACCAACGCGAACGGCAAGTCATCCCGATCACAGGAATGGGCGGGATAGGTAAAACCACTCTTGCTAAAACTGTTTATTCGAAGAAAATTATTGAGCAGCGTTTTGATGTTTGTGCTTGGGCTACCATTTCTCAACAATACAACACAAGGGAAATTCTTTGTGAACTTGTTTCTCAAGCCACTAAAAAAAGCAAGGAACAACTGAGTGAAAAGAGTGAAGATGAACTAGAATTAGAGCTCTACCAGTATTTGTCAGGTAGAAGGTTTCTAATTGtgatggatgatatgtggagtatcGATGCCTGGGATAGGATACAACGTTTCTTTCCTGAAAATGAGAATTGTAGTCGGATATTAGTGACGACTAGGCTTTCACACTTGAGTTCCCAATTGAACAACAATTATAGCCTTCAAATGGAATTTTTAGATGAGGTTCGAAGCTGGGAACTCTTCTCAAAAATTATGTTTGGGGTTGGAAGTTGCCCTCATGAGTTAGAGAAAATTGGAAAGAAAATAGTAGAGAATTGCAGAGGACTTCCTTTATCAATTGTTGTAGTGGGGGGTATTTTGAGAAATAGGGAACACACTCTAGGAGTTTGGGAATCAATTAGGAAGAACTTAGCTTCAGAAGTGAATTTGGAGAATGATAAGCATTGCATGAAACTCTTGAAAATGAGCTATAATCATTTGCCAGTTTATTTAAAGCCATGTTTTTTGTATATGGGAGTGTTTGAGGAGGATGATTCAGTTAGAGTCTCAACACTCGTGAAGCTATGGGTTTCTGAAGGATTTTTAAAACCCATGAATGGAAAAAGTTTGGAAACTATTGCCATAGAGTTCTTAAAGGACTTGGTTGATAGAAATCTCATTCTAGTCGGTGAAGT comes from Salvia miltiorrhiza cultivar Shanhuang (shh) chromosome 3, IMPLAD_Smil_shh, whole genome shotgun sequence and encodes:
- the LOC131018231 gene encoding putative late blight resistance protein homolog R1A-10, coding for MAAYAALVSLMHIIDDLESHHSPPISLDKQQVQSLTENVTFLQEFLEAYNSPVSDEADPLEMRIADAAYAAEDAIESHIVAKIQQSRSRETICSRFHSCFRAEEEMNLFEDVQNVIQEMDQIKSLAMQRNAEKVVIHDKQRSFVSASSSTGKNNSGMVVWSEGVVNGILERLVSDQRERQVIPITGMGGIGKTTLAKTVYSKKIIEQRFDVCAWATISQQYNTREILCELVSQATKKSKEQLSEKSEDELELELYQYLSGRRFLIVMDDMWSIDAWDRIQRFFPENENCSRILVTTRLSHLSSQLNNNYSLQMEFLDEVRSWELFSKIMFGVGSCPHELEKIGKKIVENCRGLPLSIVVVGGILRNREHTLGVWESIRKNLASEVNLENDKHCMKLLKMSYNHLPVYLKPCFLYMGVFEEDDSVRVSTLVKLWVSEGFLKPMNGKSLETIAIEFLKDLVDRNLILVGEVGSTGNIKFVKIHDLLRDLCLNQSKKDGFYHVIGQSSPRGISSQRRVVIPRNTPKKKVLHDLQTMPRARSIVSEFGKVPRFKNSELLRTLHAYKFDHYFEDESLIKSLASLYVNLRHLAVEVGSMSSIFSSFSRLWNLQILIVYCRRDFTPAEIWRMPQLRHIEMTTRRFYLPEPSSDDVIVMENLLVLVGIANFKCSEDVVKRIPNIKKLVIEYFDRGEIEQDDYYCLNNIRRLCKLESLSVTCWFDFSASLYVLTFPQSLKKLTLVMNHCFEWEKILEKIGALPLLEMFNLRNGCFGTGKWEMVEGQFPSLKYLGLQDCASLKNWTAESSSIFPRLEKLRLFHMEELKEIPTQIGDIPTLQKICIELCGEAVVMCAKEIVEEQVELQGEDLPFHVQVWLWHWQKNEAVQSLASPNFEVMYFYTS